GATCTCGCGGATCTTGCGGGCCGGGGTCGCCTCCACGGCGGCACGTCGCTCCGCGTCGGTCTTCGCGACCACCAGCAGTTGATAGTTCTTGACGTACTGCTGATCGATCGTCGAGCCGCCCTGCTGTACTTCGCCGCTGGACGAGTTCGTGACCAGTGCGCGCAGCGTGCCTTGCCAGTCGACGCCCTGGTGCTCGCTGAACCGCTTGTCCTCGATCGAGACGATCGCCAGCTTCATGTCGTTGGAGATCTTGTCGCTCGGTACCTCGAACCGGCGTTGTTCGTAGAGCCAGGCGATCGGTTTCCCGGATATGTCCACCATCGTGGATACAGCCGGTACCGTTCCCTCCACGAGCTCGGCCGAGACGTTGTCCACCGCGTCGGCGGCTCGATTGGACAGGTAGCCGAATCCGCCCGCGACCGGGAACAGCAAACCGGCCAGGAGCATCCCGGCGACGAGGCAACTACCGGCCAATTTAGCGATGGTGTTTCCAACCGACACGGGGACAGCGTACGTGTCGGGTCCGACAGGCCGTTCGCGCCGGGCGGGTCGGTGGCCCTCCGCATCCGCATCGATCACTTGCCGGATCGATGCCGCGCGAACCGCCGGTTAGGTTGCTGGTAGATAACACTAGGGACGCCCGTACCAAAAAATCCGTCCCGGAGTCTTGCGCCGGGTGGTTCCGGTTACCTAGATTATGTTCCCAGTGTGATTGAGCTAACACACACCTAGGAACGCGACGAGGCGGCAATTGGCCCGGGGACACGGCCGCACACCTGTCGCGTTCTTTGAACGCCGATTCGTCGGCGTGTGGAACTGCAAAGGGGCCTGACCGAATGTTTACGACCACCGCTCCCACCACCCGATTGGACGTCGAGCAAGCAGAAGCCCGGATTGCCTGGGTCTCGAAGGCACGGTGTCGCGAAGTAGATCCTGACCAGCTGTTCGTCCGCGGCGCCGCGCAGCGCAAGGCCGCAACCATCTGTCGGCATTGTCCGGTTCTCATGCAGTGCGGCGCCGATGCGCTGGACAACCGGGTCGAGTTCGGCGTCTGGGGCGGCATGACGGAGCGGCAGCGGCGTGCGTTGCTCAAGCAACATCCGGAGGTGGAGTCGTGGGCGGCATTCTTCGCCACCCAACGGCAACAGCAGCCGCTGAATTGATCAGGAGGTTCGGCATCAGGAAGTTCAGCGGAGAGTCGAGCGCGGCAGATCGCCGACGTCGGACCCGCAGGCGTTGACAGCGAAGGCGCGGAGCGATCCGCGCCTTCGCTGCGTCAGGCGCCGAGTCGGGTCAGCTGGTCGCCCACGGCCTGCAACGCGGCCAGGTCGGAGACCTCGAATGGGAGCGC
Above is a genomic segment from Skermania piniformis containing:
- a CDS encoding WhiB family transcriptional regulator; this translates as MFTTTAPTTRLDVEQAEARIAWVSKARCREVDPDQLFVRGAAQRKAATICRHCPVLMQCGADALDNRVEFGVWGGMTERQRRALLKQHPEVESWAAFFATQRQQQPLN